AACATCCGCTATTACCTGTTTGCGTTGATGTTTGTAATTTTTGATGTTGAAACCGTTTTTCTATATCCTTGGGCCGTTGCATACAAGCAGCTTGGCCTGTTTGTGCTGGTTGAAATGGCAATTTTCGTAGGGCTCTTGCTAATCGGTCTTCTATACGCCTGGAAAAAGAAGGTGCTCAAATGGAATTCAATCTAGGATCGATCACTCCCGAAGAGCGGCAGGAACTGGAGCGCAATGTATTTATGGGCACGCTTGAGCAGTTGAAGGCGTGGGCGCGAAGCAACTCGCTTTGGCCGTTAACGTTCGGTCTGGCCTGCTGTGCCATTGAAATGATGGGCACAGGCGCATCGCACTATGACCTTGACCGATTTGGAGTCATGTTCCGTACGTCGCCCAGACAATCGGACGTGATGATTGTAGCGGGAACCGTCACGAAAAAGATGGGTCCGCTGCTTCGCCGCCTCTACGACCAAATGCCGGAACCGAAGTGGGTTATCGCGATGGGCTCCTGCGCTACGGCTGGTGGTCCTTATGTGAAATCATACGCGGTTATGAAAGGCGTCGACCAGATTGTCCCCGTTGACGTCTATATTCCAGGATGTCCGCCGAATCCGGCGGCACTAATCTATGGAATCAACAAGCTCCAGGAGAAGATCCGCTACGAAGCCAAGACCGGGAAGCGGGTGACAAGCCGGTGAGCGACGACAATAAAAAAGAACCGGAACAGGAAGAGAGAACCCCTAAGGCCGATGAACGGCCGAAGGATGACGTCGGACAGGCCGGGAATAACGATAATGAGCCGTCGGATACAGCAGCGGCTCAGGCACAAGCGGACCAGGTTGTACCGGAAAAAGCGGCTGCTCCCGAAGCGAAGCCCCCGGCTGCTGCGGCCGAGTCTGAATCCGAACCGGTAAAACCGGAGGCATCGGCCGCTGAAGCCTCAGCTGCTCCAAAGGCTGACCCGGAGCGCGAAGCCAAGCTCAAAGCTGCTGCGGATGCCCGTGCTGCGAGAGCCGCCGCGAAGATCAGCGCCGTTGCCGGCGAAGCCGCACCGGAAGCTGCGCCGTCCGAGGACGCGCAGTCAGTCAAAACTTCTGCGGTCGACCCGGAGCGGGAAGCGAAGCTGAAGGCCGCGGAAGAAGCACGGGCCGCGCGAGCCGCTGCCAAAGCCGAAAGCGAGGAAGCTGCGGCCGAGCCGAAAGCACCGTCGCCGAAGCAGCCCCAGCTGGATGAAGCGGTGGGGCTTATTCAAACGCTGGTTGCCGGAGATGCAATCGAAGAGGCTTATATCAATGAGCTGAACGACCATATGCCGACGATAATCGTTAAGGGCGACCGTTTTATGGACGTCGCCAGGCTTTTCAAATCCCACAATTCACTCGATTGCGGTTATTTGCGCAATGTTTCGGGCGTTGACTATGAGACGCATCTGGAAGTGGTGTATCACCTGGTGTCACTGAGTACCAAGCGAGAATACGCGCTTAAGGTGAAAACTGACCGGGAAAAGCCGCAAGTAGCTTCCGCCGCACCCATCTGGGCAACGGCAAACTGGAACGAGCGGGAAATATTCGACCTGCTCGGCATTGATTTTACCGGACATCCCGATTTGCGCCGCATCATGATGCCGGATGACTGGGTCGGCCACCCGCTTCGCAAAGACTATGAACCGCTGGACCCGGAGGTGTAACAGGCTGTGATTCGTACAGAAGAACTGCTGCTTAACGTCGGGCCGCAGCACCCAAGCACACATGGCGTTTTCCGCATCATCGTCAAGCTTGACGGCGAGGTTATAACCGAGGCGATCCCTGTTATGGGATATTTGCACCGGGGAACCGAGAAGCTTGCGGAAAACTTGAACTATACCCAGATCATTCCTTATACCGACCGTATGGACTATGTGTCCGCCATGACAAATAACTATGTTCTCTGTCATGCCGTCGAGACCATGATGGGGCTTGAAATACCGGAGCGGGCAGAGTTTATGCGCCTTATCGTTATGGAGCTGCAGCGCGTCGCAAGCCACCTGGTCTGGTGGGGCACCTACCTGCTTGATATCGGAGCGATGAGTCCGTTCCTGTATGCATTCCGCGACCGCGAGATTATCATCGATCTGTTCAATGAACTGTGCGGGGCGCGGCTTACCTATAACTATATGCGCGTAGGCGGAGTGAAATGGGATGCGCCTGACGGCTGGATCGAGAAGGTCCGCGATTTCATTCCATATATGGAGAAGAAGCTTGACGAATACAACAATCTCGTAAGCGGCAACGAAATATTCCTTGCCCGAATTAAGGGCATCGGCACATACGATGCACAGACTGCCATTGATTACGGTCTCTCGGGGGCAAATCTGCGCTGTACCGGGATCGACTGGGATTTGCGCAAAGCGAAGCCTTACAGCCTGTATAACCGATTTGAATTCGACGTTCCGCTCGGCAAAACCGGCGACTGCTACGACCGCTACCTGCTCCGTCTGGAGGAAATCCGTCAGAGCCTGCGTATCTTGAGACAAGCGGTGGAGCAGTTCCCGTCCCAAGGCGAAGTCATGGGCAAGGTTCCACGCGTCATCCGCCCGCCTGCCGGGGAGGTCTATGTAAGCATCGAGTCGCCGCGCGGCGAAATCGGCTGCCACATCGTCTCCAAAGGAAAGGCGGAGCCATACCGCCTTAAATTCCGACGTCCGTCTTTCGTCAACCTACAAATACTGCCGAAGCTGCTTGTCGGCGAGACGATGACGAATCTGATTACGATTCTGGGCGGCATCGATATTGTCGTCGGGGAGGTAGACGCTTAATGGGTGCTTGGCTGGACGAAACGCTAACGTGGGGCAACGCTCTTATTTTCTTCCTGTGGGGCGTCGTGCTGCTTGGTATCGTACTTGGATTTGTTACCTACGCGATTTATTTCGAGCGTAAGGTTATCGGCTGGATGCAGCTGCGGATCGGTCCGAACAGGGTCGGCCCGTTCGGACTGCTCCAGACGGTAGCTGATATTCTGAAGCTGCTGTTGAAAGAAGATACGATTCCGCGTAAAGCGGACCGGGTTTTGTTTATTCTGGCTCCGGCGCTTGCATATGTACCGGCTTTTGCCGTACTGGCGGTAATACCTTACACTCAAAAGCTATATTTTGCAGATATAAACGTCGGTCTCCTGTACTATGTAGCGCTCTCGGGCATATCCACAATTGCGATCGTGCTCGGCGGCTGGTCGTCGAACAACAAATACGCACTGCTCGGCGGTATGCGGTCGGCCGCTCAGATGATCAGCTACGAAGTCCCGCTTGTTATCTCCGTAGTAGGCGTTGTCATGGTTTCGGGGAGCCTCAACCTTCGCACCATCGCCGAGCAGCAGGGCGACTGGTTCTGGCAGTGGAATTTTCTGCCGCAAATTATCGGTTTTGTCGTGTTCGTTATCGCTGCGGTCTCGGAGCTTAACCGGACGCCGTTCGACCTGCCTGAGGCGGAATCGGAGCTTGTTGCCGGTTACCATGTCGAATACAGCGGATTCCGGTTCGCATTTTTCATGCTTACCGAGTATGTTTACGTGTATGCGATCGCCGCTTTGACGACGGTACTGTTCCTTGGCGGGTGGCACGCCCCTGCCCCGTTTCTCGATTTTGTGCCTGGCATCATATGGTTCCTGCTCAAGTTCTCCTTCATCGTGTTCTTCCTCTTCTGGCTGCGGGCGACGATGCCTCGTATCCGGGTCGATCAGCTGATGGGACTGGGCTGGAAGGTGCTGCTGCCGCTGGCCATACTCAATGTGTTCATAACAGCCGTCTATCTCGAGCTGTTCATTAAAGGGTAAAAGTTAGGAGGGAGAAGGAATGAAAGGTCTCTTGAAAGGGCTTGGCGTCACGCTCAAATCGATGACTGCAAAAAAAGTCACCACTTCCTATCCCGACGTGCCGTTTATCATGCCGGACCGGTTCCGGGGCATCCAGCATTTTGAGCCCGATAAATGCATCGTCTGCAATCAATGCGCACGCATCTGCCCTACGGAATGCATCACGCTGACGGGTAAAGCGAATCCCGATCCGGACAAAAAAGGGAAAGTCATCGACACTTACGACATCAATTTCGAGATTTGCATCCTTTGCGACTTGTGCACGGAAGTATGTCCAACGGAAGCGATTGTCATGACGAACAACTTCGAGCTCGCCACTTACAGCCGCGACGACTTGTTCAAGGACCGGGAGTGGCTGGACAATAATAACAAGCAAGTGCGTCAGGACAACAACAACATCGGCGCTCCCCAAGCCGCGAAGGGGGGCGCCAAATAAGGATGTTCAATATTAACTTGACCGGTGAGTTCGTCGCGTTCTTCGTCTTCTCGGTTATTATTATTACCGGCGCCGTGCTTATGGTCAGCTTCACCAAGGTCGTCTATATGGTCGTCTCGCTTGCGGCCGTCTTTATCGGCATCGCCGGCATGTTCGTCCTGCTTGAAGCGGAATTTCTCGCCTTTGTCCAGGTGCTGATCTATGCGGGCGCCATATCGATTCTGATGATATTCGGCATTATGATGACAAGGCACGAGGATAGCGAAGCGGAGAAGCCGCGGCCTCTCCAGGAGACGCTTACGGCGATCGGCGCATTAGCGCTGTTCGGCATCCTGTTCTACGCGATCCGGCAATCCGACTTTCAGCAGCCGCAGCAGTCCCTTCAGGCTGGCGCGGACAATACGATGGAAATCGGCAAGAGGCTGTTTACCGATTATATCGTACCGTTCGAGCTTATCTCAGTGCTGCTGACGGTCGCCTTTATAGGGGCGATCGTGCTCGCCAAGAAGGAGGCGGAATAGCTTGTTATCTTCCTATTTAACGATGGCGGCGATTTTGTTCTGCATCGGTCTGTACGGGGCGCTTGTGAAGCGCAACGCGGTTGTGGTGCTGCTGTCCATTGAGCTGATGCTCAATGCGGTCAACCTTAACCTTGTCGCATTCTCGAAGTATGGTGTCGTGCCGTCGCTTACCGGCCAAATGTTCACGCTCTTTATTATTGCTGTGGCCGCAGCTGAAGCGGCAGTGGGTATTGCCGTGCTGATCGCGCTGTTCCGTGCGCGCGGCAGCGTTAATGTCGATGAGTTCGACGAGATGAGGAGGTAAACGACAAGTGGATACGACGTTCTCGCAGATTGCCTGGCTCATTCCGTTATTTCCGTTTGTCGCGTTCCTGCTGATGCTCGCCTTCGGCCGAAATCAGCGGATTCTTGGGGTTACGCTTGGCACGGCCGGCTCACTCGCGGCGCTTGTGGTTTCAATTCTGGTGCTGATCGAGCACATGGCGGATGGGACGAAATATTACCAATACGGATTTAAATGGCTTGATCTCGGGAGCATTCAGATCAATGCCGGCTATGAAGTGACGAATCTCACGGCGCTCATGCTTGTCATCGTGACGACCGTCAGCTTCCTGGTCAATGTTTACTCGGCAGGCTACATGAAAGACGACGAACGGATTTCTGTGTTCTACAGCTATGTCGCACTGTTTTCGTTCTCGATGCTTGGGCTTGTACTGGCGGACAATATGCTGACTCTTTATATTTTCTGGGAGCTTGTCGGCGTATGCTCGTTCCTGCTTGTCGGGTTCTGGTATGCGAAGCCTGAAGCGAAGGCCGCCGCCAAAAAGGCGTTTATCGTGACCCGGATCGGCGACGCGGGCCTGCTTATCGCGATCCTGCTGCTTTACTGGTACATGCCTGACCATGCACTGGATTTCGTACACATTCAGAACGTCTTTGACGGCCAAACAGGCACAATCGCAGCGGGCGTCACCACATTGATCGCCATTCTTATTTTTGTCGGTGCAGTCGGTAAATCCGGTCAGTTCCCGCTTCATGTGTGGCTGCCGGACGCAATGGAAGGACCGACGCCGATCAGTGCGCTCATTCATGCAGCAACGATGGTTGCCGCCGGCGTGTATCTGGTTGCAAGAACCTTCGATATCTTTGAAGCCTCTCAGGCGGCGATGAATACCGTTGCTTATGTAGGGGCATTCACGGCGATATTCGCAGCGACGATCGGTGTCGCACAGAACGATATCAAACGGATTCTCGCCTATTCAACCGTCAGCCAGCTGGGCTATATGATGATGGCTCTTGGACTCGGTTCATTGTCCGGGGGTATTTTCCACCTGCTTACCCATGCATTCTTCAAGGCTTTGCTGTTCCTCGGAGCCGGCAGTGTCATTCATTCCGTACATACTCAGAATATCAATGAGATGGGCGGATTGGGCTCCAAAATGCGTATTACCGCCTGGACGTTCGGGATCGGTTCACTGGCACTGTCGGGCATCCCGCCGTTTTCAGGGTTCTGGTCGAAGGACGACATACTGACGACTGCGCTGCATGAGAAGCCGGCACTCTTCGTGATCGGTGTAATAGCCGCATTCTTCACGGCATTCTACATGTCCCGTTTATTCTTCCTTGTGTTCACCGGTAAACCGAAAGGAAATCAGCAGGCGCACGAGTCGCCGATTTCCATGACGCTGCCGCTTATCGTACTGGCCGTTCTTGCGACTGTAGCCGGTTTCGTGCAGACGCCGTGGAACAACACGCTTGCTTCATGGCTGACCGATGGTGCGGAAACGGAGCACTCCGGCGGCGGCCTGGTAATGGTCCTCTCGATTGCGGTCGGCGCGCTCGGAATTTATCTTGGCTGGCTGGTCTTCGCGAAAGGAACGATTTCCAGAGATGCGGTATCTTCCCGTGCGCCTTGGCTTGTCCGATTGCTTGAACGCAAGTACTACATCGATGAATTGTATCATGTAATATTCGTACAATCGCTGCGCGGCATGGGCCGTCTGCTGAATGCGGTTGACGATTACATTGTCGACGGCCTTGTACGGGTCGCCGGAGGGACTGCGGTTCTTCTGGGACGCGGCGGAACACGCATGCAGAACGGTCAGGTCCAAACGTACGGCTTGATTACCGTGCTTGGGCTTGTCATTCTTATCGCCGCAGTTGTCGGAAGGAGGTTCTGGTAATGCTGTCCAATCTCCCGATTTTATCGCTCATTACCTTCTCTCCTCTGCTTGGGATTATCGTT
This is a stretch of genomic DNA from Paenibacillus sp. sptzw28. It encodes these proteins:
- a CDS encoding NADH-quinone oxidoreductase subunit C, giving the protein MSDDNKKEPEQEERTPKADERPKDDVGQAGNNDNEPSDTAAAQAQADQVVPEKAAAPEAKPPAAAAESESEPVKPEASAAEASAAPKADPEREAKLKAAADARAARAAAKISAVAGEAAPEAAPSEDAQSVKTSAVDPEREAKLKAAEEARAARAAAKAESEEAAAEPKAPSPKQPQLDEAVGLIQTLVAGDAIEEAYINELNDHMPTIIVKGDRFMDVARLFKSHNSLDCGYLRNVSGVDYETHLEVVYHLVSLSTKREYALKVKTDREKPQVASAAPIWATANWNEREIFDLLGIDFTGHPDLRRIMMPDDWVGHPLRKDYEPLDPEV
- a CDS encoding NADH-quinone oxidoreductase subunit B family protein, producing the protein MEFNLGSITPEERQELERNVFMGTLEQLKAWARSNSLWPLTFGLACCAIEMMGTGASHYDLDRFGVMFRTSPRQSDVMIVAGTVTKKMGPLLRRLYDQMPEPKWVIAMGSCATAGGPYVKSYAVMKGVDQIVPVDVYIPGCPPNPAALIYGINKLQEKIRYEAKTGKRVTSR
- a CDS encoding NADH-quinone oxidoreductase subunit J yields the protein MFNINLTGEFVAFFVFSVIIITGAVLMVSFTKVVYMVVSLAAVFIGIAGMFVLLEAEFLAFVQVLIYAGAISILMIFGIMMTRHEDSEAEKPRPLQETLTAIGALALFGILFYAIRQSDFQQPQQSLQAGADNTMEIGKRLFTDYIVPFELISVLLTVAFIGAIVLAKKEAE
- the nuoH gene encoding NADH-quinone oxidoreductase subunit NuoH, whose product is MGAWLDETLTWGNALIFFLWGVVLLGIVLGFVTYAIYFERKVIGWMQLRIGPNRVGPFGLLQTVADILKLLLKEDTIPRKADRVLFILAPALAYVPAFAVLAVIPYTQKLYFADINVGLLYYVALSGISTIAIVLGGWSSNNKYALLGGMRSAAQMISYEVPLVISVVGVVMVSGSLNLRTIAEQQGDWFWQWNFLPQIIGFVVFVIAAVSELNRTPFDLPEAESELVAGYHVEYSGFRFAFFMLTEYVYVYAIAALTTVLFLGGWHAPAPFLDFVPGIIWFLLKFSFIVFFLFWLRATMPRIRVDQLMGLGWKVLLPLAILNVFITAVYLELFIKG
- a CDS encoding NADH-quinone oxidoreductase subunit D, which translates into the protein MIRTEELLLNVGPQHPSTHGVFRIIVKLDGEVITEAIPVMGYLHRGTEKLAENLNYTQIIPYTDRMDYVSAMTNNYVLCHAVETMMGLEIPERAEFMRLIVMELQRVASHLVWWGTYLLDIGAMSPFLYAFRDREIIIDLFNELCGARLTYNYMRVGGVKWDAPDGWIEKVRDFIPYMEKKLDEYNNLVSGNEIFLARIKGIGTYDAQTAIDYGLSGANLRCTGIDWDLRKAKPYSLYNRFEFDVPLGKTGDCYDRYLLRLEEIRQSLRILRQAVEQFPSQGEVMGKVPRVIRPPAGEVYVSIESPRGEIGCHIVSKGKAEPYRLKFRRPSFVNLQILPKLLVGETMTNLITILGGIDIVVGEVDA
- the nuoL gene encoding NADH-quinone oxidoreductase subunit L; protein product: MDTTFSQIAWLIPLFPFVAFLLMLAFGRNQRILGVTLGTAGSLAALVVSILVLIEHMADGTKYYQYGFKWLDLGSIQINAGYEVTNLTALMLVIVTTVSFLVNVYSAGYMKDDERISVFYSYVALFSFSMLGLVLADNMLTLYIFWELVGVCSFLLVGFWYAKPEAKAAAKKAFIVTRIGDAGLLIAILLLYWYMPDHALDFVHIQNVFDGQTGTIAAGVTTLIAILIFVGAVGKSGQFPLHVWLPDAMEGPTPISALIHAATMVAAGVYLVARTFDIFEASQAAMNTVAYVGAFTAIFAATIGVAQNDIKRILAYSTVSQLGYMMMALGLGSLSGGIFHLLTHAFFKALLFLGAGSVIHSVHTQNINEMGGLGSKMRITAWTFGIGSLALSGIPPFSGFWSKDDILTTALHEKPALFVIGVIAAFFTAFYMSRLFFLVFTGKPKGNQQAHESPISMTLPLIVLAVLATVAGFVQTPWNNTLASWLTDGAETEHSGGGLVMVLSIAVGALGIYLGWLVFAKGTISRDAVSSRAPWLVRLLERKYYIDELYHVIFVQSLRGMGRLLNAVDDYIVDGLVRVAGGTAVLLGRGGTRMQNGQVQTYGLITVLGLVILIAAVVGRRFW
- a CDS encoding NADH-quinone oxidoreductase subunit A encodes the protein MEKYINNYVIVTIFILLGILLPVVALTAGRLLRPNKPTDEKKTTYESGNEPVGEGQVRFNIRYYLFALMFVIFDVETVFLYPWAVAYKQLGLFVLVEMAIFVGLLLIGLLYAWKKKVLKWNSI
- the nuoK gene encoding NADH-quinone oxidoreductase subunit NuoK is translated as MLSSYLTMAAILFCIGLYGALVKRNAVVVLLSIELMLNAVNLNLVAFSKYGVVPSLTGQMFTLFIIAVAAAEAAVGIAVLIALFRARGSVNVDEFDEMRR
- the nuoI gene encoding NADH-quinone oxidoreductase subunit NuoI — translated: MKGLLKGLGVTLKSMTAKKVTTSYPDVPFIMPDRFRGIQHFEPDKCIVCNQCARICPTECITLTGKANPDPDKKGKVIDTYDINFEICILCDLCTEVCPTEAIVMTNNFELATYSRDDLFKDREWLDNNNKQVRQDNNNIGAPQAAKGGAK